The segment GAGTAATAAAAAAGACGAATTCACCAGAATATTTCTAGACTATAGTGTAGTAACAATGTTCTATGATCTCATGTCCAACAATCCGCAGATTATGCGTTCCTATCCACAGACCGTAAGGCGATGTTGAACTACAGATATATTTAAAAATCACAGAACTTCACGTATCTTTGTTACGTCTGCTGCCGTCTACTCTCTGTAATTGTGACATTTCGGGCAGTTTGCATGACTGGTATTATTATCGCCCATGTACGCCATTATCTGCCAATCACAAGCCGCAGCGGACCACGCCAGTGTGGCCTGCATTAGTTTAGCTATTCTAGATTTGACCTCTAAACCAAAAAGAAAATAGTGGATTATTGCACACGtgacatttttttatatgtttaattaaAGCATGTTTTAAATTCTGATTTTCGTACCATAGGTTCAGTAAACTATTGCGCGCTCTCTCTTAAAGGAGACCTACACCATCTTATTTAACCAGATACCTTTAATAAAGTGAAAAAGAACGTAGGGTGTGTATTTTTCCTGAGACGGATTTCCTTCAAATGATTACATTCACTGAATGAAATACATTTCCGCCTCATATGTGATTAACAGCTCATAGGTCcatatttgtaataaataaagcaaaacatGTTTTAAACACCAAATTCTCAGCCGTGATTctgaattttgaggggaaaacaTGTCACTTGTTGAATAAACAATGTGAAACTGACTGCATTGTATTTCATTGCATACTTCATttaaataattactttaatattattataaatcctACAGTAAGCCCCATCTAACAGAATTAAAGGGTTTCCATTCACTCAGTAGAGATTTAAATTCTGCTGTGTGTTAGAGAAAGGGAGTTGGGTAGGGGTGAGTATTTTGGAAACTTTTGGGGGATGGGGCATTAATCTGGGTGAAATTCTTCTAGAACGCCAATTGGATTTAATTGTGcttatatgaaaaacaaaaaaaaggcgtTTCTGAAAGACAATTCTGTCACATAGGTGAGATTTGGATACttgactaaaaataaaatatatgaacatgGTCTATGAAAATCAGTGGTACTTTGCCTTCCTTGTGAAATCACAAACAGACATTTCTTTACAATATAAAGGTTTTTAGTGTATTTGTAGAAAAAAGACTTCATAGTGGACCTGTggtctacacacagtggaggcggccattttgtaagctgaacCAACATTGACTAGAACGCGGCCTTATCAAGACAACGGGAGCCAGTGATGGGTCAGTGACGTCACTGCATTCTCAGGAACATTGGTTCGGTCACACAAACATGGCCGCCTCCGGTGTGAACGAGTGAGGAAGGATCGGGGCGTTTTGTAGCGACGCCTTcagattacacacacacacagtctctgCCCTGCAGAGATGATCCACCTACACCTTCATTGCATAGCTTCAGAGTCTGGCTCTGGTTATTTTACAATTTCAGCAGCTGCTGCAGACTGTGCACAGAGGACGCACTTTTCTGGAGCGCGTCGGACACCTGGTCGTCCTGTTGTAAGATTTCGGGGTTCCCAAACACCCCACCACTTCCCAGTACGCACGGCAAGCTTAAAAAGACCTCATCCTGTATGTTGAAAAACCCCTAAGATCGCAGAGAGAGAAAATACATACATTAGAACAAGGGGGATAAAAGTCACACAGGACTTGCTCTACAGGAATGTTAATTGCTGAACGCACAATAGGACTGAGATCTATGTATAAAGTCTGGGTTTTGCCTTCAGTGACGGCCATGTCTTTTAAACATGGACTTACGTGATAGCGGGCTCGTCATGTATCAATATAAAGAGATTGAGCAAGAACACAATTTTACAGGTCCAAAGTCTAaatttaaagggccactaaacttAACTTCTTACTGGATGGAGGAATTTGCACTTTAATGGCCAAAGCAGGTTATGAACGGGTTGCTTCTAAGGAAATAActtttgtatatttgtttactCTAGCCTGCAAATTGTATGCATTATTATGGGGAAAAGAGAACATAttggaatatattttaatttgtacaaaAATAGCGAACCCCACTCTTTTTAATTCCACCAATGGTTAAATTTAACGATAATAGAGaaaccatatttttttaaaaaaacaaaacaagtgggAGGGCCTTCAAGACACTCCAGTAGGTCTCCATCACTTATAGACAATAGTTTACGGTTAAGTGAAATCTTGTGATTTACTTACACCTGATAGGCTGGGGGCCCCCCTGAACCTCCCAATGGGGCTACGCCAGACTCCTGTATACTACACCTCATTCTGGAGGCGGGTACCGTGGATGCCCCTCCCCAATATAGGTTAAcattaaaatgtgtgttttgcTTTCTTTAAGAGCTGGTGACCCGGACAGaggtaacacacaaagtttatCATTAACTCCATCCAATACCGGTTTTCAAGTTTGAGTATCAATAAACTAATACAAATTTCAAATCTATTCCAATTTGCTGTGAAGGGGGGATACAGAAAGTGCATAAGTAGaatacagtaaattatttttttttcagccgAGAAGTCTACAAGGAATTTTCAATCTTACATGTTGTTTTGGTAGAAGGAATAGATATTATTTGGGAATGTTATTACAAGACACCTTCTCACAAGAGATGAATCTGTATAGCAGCCCTGCGTAAAGTGACCATTACCTTAGCAAACGAAGAGACGGAGTGAATCTTTTTCTTGTTTTGCGCAATGGTGTCTGTGAGGTCGGCTACCGACAGACCAATAGACCATGACCTCTGACCTTTACCCTTCAGCAGCTCCATGGatctagaaacaaaaaaaatattatatataaaatatttataataaaataataataatatttcacataCAGCACGTCACTATAaatggtaaaatttgtttattattgtacTGTATAACTATAGACtacttaaaataaacatttaatagtaAATATGCTCCACCCCACTAGCGGAGCGGTGGAGTTTGATGTATAATGCATTCGTGCAGGACTCTACGTCCTTTCTACTGAAATCCGGCACTTGTGTGTTTAATTTCTACAAGTACAACAGATAAACATCAAAGACCCCGACACTCACCGACTTGTCAACTGTTCCTGGAAGATCTTGGGGTATATCTTTGCCGGAGATCTCTGATTATTTGCTGAATCGGGGTCACACCAGGCAGCCACTGAAAACAATGAAGGGAAAAATAAACTCACAATGATCCCACTTGCACCTCGCTACAACCATTTTCCATTTTTACACATTGGcgctgtaaataaatatattagtttgggtatatataaaatatatatatatatatatatatatatatatataattatattttgggtagaataaaaataaataaatcaattacttataatttctttatttttatgctgcacAAGCTAATTTTAGTTTATTTCTGGGATAGATGCAACTTTCTTGCTATACCATAGAATtataggggggagggggtgggcaAGCGAAAGGTTTTAGGATGAACAAAATGTACTTTCCCATGATTCTTTCTGCAGCTAATCAATTTCAATTCAAAAAGCTTGTTTTACTCAGCAAATTGTACTGTTTATaggaatataaaatatttgtatgttagggggttgttttatgtgttgtattttttattttattgttcaagTATATGTTATCATGCAGTGTTATAGGCTTTGAAGTGATTGACATTCAAGCCTATGTCGGAGCAGGTAGACATATGATTACAAGAGCCAGGGCCTATCCTACTATAGTAAACCTGATGATCATATTTGGCTAATACACAGTATGACACTTGAgctgttgctcatagcaacctatcagattctagcagtatgacactagcaaccaatcagattctagctatcatgttctagaatgtattagataaatgacagatagaatctgattggttgctaagggcaacacttccacttttccttttgacaaggtttgataaatctcatAGTTACGGGAGTGATTGGTCGTCATTAACGGAGAAGAGAGTTGTAGTCTCACCTTTATTTTCCCCCTGCTCCCCAATGACCCAGGCGGACTGCGCCTCCTCCGGGGAGTTGGTCACGGTGCGAATGATCTGCTGGAACCTCGCAGAATACAAGTTACATCCAATCCCCACCACTTGTCTGTGAGGAAACCCGCTCAGTTTCCACGACACGTAGGTCATTATCTCCACTGCAAACCAGGAATCAAGTTACAGTCTCATAGCaagaatattatttatacatttatcttcaatatttatattacacagacACAATGAGAAAATAATGTTGGTGTAGGGTCCCTTTAAaagagatataataataataataataataataataataataataataaatacagatgTAAAATACTTGTTTTGGGTCTCTGATGAGGTTACAGCAGAaatctcatgtaaaaaaaaaaaaaaaagaagaagttttttttttgttttttttaacataaatcactggctATAAGAGGAATGTTGGTATTCACCATTCCCTTGTTTACTTTCTTCGGGTGGCTATTATCGATTTAGGATGCTCGATTacaatggcaaccacagtcacaggatatagtgagcagagaggctttggaacacccctctgagctctgtctgcactgtgacatcatgCTTTACCCCCCATCTGCCATCACATGGtctgctgagagctgtgaggcTGTggctgtgtagcagactgactgtgacTGTGTCTGCAGCCATTGCTGTTTGACAACAAGACAGCTTTTAAAGGGAGATAGTCGGTTTTCTTCACTATCCTCAAAATCATTATCACATGCATtagggattgctgctttaatgctTCCAAATGTGGAATTAGCCTTTAATGTGGATTTCAGTTACTGTGATTGTTCCACGTTGATACATCAGTggataataaaacaattaatcaGAAGTCAATTCCACTTCCCTCCCGTATGTGTGTCCCAATCCGCATGGAATAATCCAGTTCTGTTCTTACCGGGCTGAGAGGCAACAAGGAGGACACTGTCGGGACAGTGATAGGCCAAGGACGGGATTATTCCACGTAACAGGTCCACGTTGCTCTGCAGGACCTCCACATAGGACTTAGCGTTACTCCAAGCATTCACTGTAATGACTATTACTTTGGAGTCTTTGGCAGCAGACAAGtctaaaatacaataaaagagGTGCTCAGTTTTCTCCATCATTCTATAAATACTACATGGGGGATGTCTAAAAAGTGGAGGAATGGAAATGTTGCTTTGACTTGTACTTAGGTTTGTCTCTCTTTGTACTCCGTAGTCTATTAAGTAATACCGCTGATTTTTTTCAGCCACTACTACCAAGAGAGAAGCATTAAAGTAAAGATAGTAGAGAACGACCTGTTTCCTCATATGTTACATTATCATGGTTATTATCGTTTATATAGCGCATAGCATATTTTGCAAAGTCGTAAGAGAATATTTATATTTGacatcagtccatgcccgatTGGTAATTTCTaccatacaaacacacatactgGGGTCCATTCTCTCAGAAGATGTAGTTTTAGTTAGcagtaaattaaattatttgctatatatatgtatctttacACGTGAAAGTTTTTTTAATTCCCCTATCTTGCTATTACAGGAAAGTTGTGAGAGGAAATGGGAGGGAGGTGAACACAACGGTACCTTTACTGACTTCCACGTTAGGAATGCAGAAAATGTCTAGGTCAGTCGCTCCTCCTCCTTTAGATCCTCCATCACTGACATCCAGAAGAACCAGTCTGTCTGCAGCTCTCTAGACAGAACACAGCCCATGTCATGACCCAAacatatcctgatatactctgtgctgctggggaccctgttccttccactatataactctcagtctgtggcttcctgctgcctcaattcccctcctcacatcatgtcactgcccctgtcacatgcagccctgtcctcactaacacatcactcatctcctgatacactctgtgctgctgggggaccctgctccttccactatataaaacTCTTTTTACCTTAGCAGATATTGCCAGCAGACAAGCCATGGCTAGATCCCCTCCTCCAACCACCGTGACCTTCCCCCTGCCCGGTGAGCTCACATCTATGCTGGATACAcctgtaaatataataaaatacatagaacacaacatgttttttatgtttttactgtatcctttattcaaataataacatTGTTTTTACTTTTGAGAGGGGACATGGGTCTTCTCAGACCCCAATCTCACACGCCCTACTTACCGTCAGTGACCCGCGAGATGTACGAGAGCAGCTCCTTCTGTCGGGCCGCGTCCGCGGCTGAAAGGGAATAGAGCGGCAGCTCCTCTTCAAACTTTACCCCCATTTC is part of the Mixophyes fleayi isolate aMixFle1 chromosome 10, aMixFle1.hap1, whole genome shotgun sequence genome and harbors:
- the UEVLD gene encoding ubiquitin-conjugating enzyme E2 variant 3, with the protein product MEANVELVRQRLGKYKFRDLTTEELKDVYKAFPNFIFSMDTYTFTDGSQKDLLNLIGTVPTKFQGNSYNIPICLWLLDSHPFAPPLCFLKPTDSMGIRFGKHIDAQGRIYLPYLQNWSHPKSTIIGLIKEMGVKFEEELPLYSLSAADAARQKELLSYISRVTDGVSSIDVSSPGRGKVTVVGGGDLAMACLLAISAKRAADRLVLLDVSDGGSKGGGATDLDIFCIPNVEVSKDLSAAKDSKVIVITVNAWSNAKSYVEVLQSNVDLLRGIIPSLAYHCPDSVLLVASQPVEIMTYVSWKLSGFPHRQVVGIGCNLYSARFQQIIRTVTNSPEEAQSAWVIGEQGENKVAAWCDPDSANNQRSPAKIYPKIFQEQLTSRSMELLKGKGQRSWSIGLSVADLTDTIAQNKKKIHSVSSFAKGFFNIQDEVFLSLPCVLGSGGVFGNPEILQQDDQVSDALQKSASSVHSLQQLLKL